A genomic window from Candidatus Delongbacteria bacterium includes:
- a CDS encoding T9SS type A sorting domain-containing protein: MKHVCLWGTLACAALPLRAADLGDVPGQDPGELELLYGSLKADGQEAPVWLLEKLFPGSTLGAPGGSDGSRQGGVSPATAVLIPGLPYSDSGSTSRTSGAQHSVGAELFTAPTLCPQVGAWAAGGARDRSYKLVLSQPSELVIDLCASGYDTAVGVFVDAGGTVGECVARDDDGCGASYRSIINTCLLPAGSYFIVVDGYGNSTGSYQLTITGTCDNPGCLPGFDAAFELEGNGMDSNGGCNMDIPGFEPLSPGVALCGTTWAAEGNRDTDWFEVQLTGSSILHVTLATACVPMNLVLVDDQCPTPAQLTYVAVGANATGSLTSGCLAAGTYRLVAVPQGTSGFAPQDLHHYGLLLTTEACHLPCDDPAPLACGAVVDAPAPTANNFVAGSPSCTGYSHNGYDHEYGLTITQECDVVITMDNYGTRDAALLLRTDCQDANSCIAGADATVGGEPEVLNVHLLPGLYYVIADFYNTNQGEAYLLTVECSGGVVSADDQPEDFALGQNVPNPFNPTTRIDFSLGATSEASLKVFDVAGREVATVVSGLLEAGRHTVHFDASQLGSGVYFYTLQANGTVETRKMVLLK; this comes from the coding sequence ATGAAACACGTATGTCTGTGGGGTACGCTGGCTTGCGCGGCCTTGCCCCTCCGGGCGGCCGACTTGGGCGACGTGCCCGGCCAGGATCCGGGCGAGCTCGAATTGCTCTACGGATCCTTGAAGGCCGACGGGCAGGAGGCCCCCGTCTGGCTGCTGGAAAAGCTCTTCCCCGGCTCGACCTTGGGGGCCCCCGGTGGATCCGACGGCAGCCGGCAGGGTGGCGTCAGTCCGGCCACGGCCGTGCTGATTCCCGGGTTGCCCTACAGCGACAGCGGCAGCACGTCCCGCACCAGCGGCGCCCAGCATTCCGTCGGAGCGGAGCTCTTCACGGCGCCCACGCTCTGTCCGCAGGTGGGGGCCTGGGCCGCCGGCGGCGCCCGGGACCGCAGCTACAAACTGGTGCTCAGCCAGCCTTCGGAGCTGGTCATTGATCTGTGCGCCTCGGGCTACGACACGGCCGTGGGCGTGTTCGTGGATGCCGGCGGCACCGTGGGCGAGTGCGTGGCCCGCGACGACGACGGTTGCGGCGCCAGTTACCGCTCCATCATCAACACCTGCCTGCTGCCGGCGGGCAGCTACTTCATCGTGGTGGACGGCTACGGCAATTCCACCGGCTCCTACCAGCTGACCATCACCGGCACCTGCGACAATCCCGGTTGTCTGCCCGGCTTCGATGCCGCCTTCGAGCTGGAAGGCAACGGCATGGACAGCAACGGCGGGTGCAACATGGACATCCCCGGCTTCGAGCCTTTGTCACCGGGCGTGGCTCTCTGCGGCACGACCTGGGCTGCCGAAGGAAACCGGGACACCGACTGGTTCGAAGTGCAGCTCACGGGCAGCTCGATCCTGCACGTCACCCTGGCGACCGCCTGCGTGCCCATGAACTTGGTGCTGGTGGATGACCAGTGTCCCACGCCGGCCCAGTTGACCTACGTCGCGGTGGGGGCGAATGCCACGGGCAGCCTGACCTCCGGCTGTTTGGCGGCCGGAACCTATCGATTGGTGGCGGTGCCACAGGGAACCAGCGGATTTGCCCCGCAGGATCTGCACCACTACGGCCTGCTGCTGACCACGGAAGCCTGCCATCTGCCCTGCGACGACCCCGCCCCGCTGGCCTGCGGCGCTGTGGTGGACGCGCCCGCGCCCACGGCCAACAACTTCGTGGCCGGGTCTCCCTCCTGCACGGGCTACTCGCACAACGGCTACGACCATGAGTACGGCCTGACCATCACCCAGGAGTGCGACGTCGTCATCACGATGGATAACTACGGCACGCGGGACGCCGCCCTGCTTTTGCGCACGGATTGCCAGGACGCCAACAGCTGCATCGCCGGCGCGGACGCCACGGTGGGCGGGGAGCCGGAGGTGCTGAACGTGCACCTGCTGCCGGGCCTGTACTACGTCATCGCCGACTTCTACAACACCAATCAGGGCGAAGCCTATCTCTTGACGGTGGAGTGCAGCGGGGGCGTGGTCTCCGCGGACGATCAACCCGAGGACTTCGCCCTGGGCCAAAACGTCCCGAACCCCTTCAACCCGACCACGCGCATCGATTTCAGCCTGGGCGCGACCAGCGAGGCCAGCCTGAAAGTCTTCGACGTGGCCGGGCGCGAGGTGGCGACCGTGGTGAGCGGCCTGCTGG